The genomic window ATAGTGGGAGGATTTAGCTTTGTCATGGAAATTTTAGGTGGTGGAATTTATGGATGACACCAGACAGAAAACAAAGCGCAAAACAAGACTCTGACAAACATTAGTAATCATCGCtctttattgaacaacaaaCTTCGCTCACTGAGCCTCACTGATGCTTATTTTGCACTGCCAACACTAACCATTGGCCCATCTCACTCTAGTCAATAGACTGAGCATATGACCAATATTACAGTTACAGTCAATATTGCAGTCTTGATTTCAGAACTCAATACCTGTTACAACAGCAAAACCTTTTTGTTGTGTGGTTGATGAAACATCCTTTAGaaggagagagtcagagagagagagaaggtaaaACAATGATTTTTACTGTGTCACATTTCAATTGCCATTTTATGTAATATTCCCATATGTAAGCTGCTATTAAAATAGGGATGCTCACCAAACTGTAATATCACAAAAAGCCAACAGAATGCGAACCAAAAACCCAAGAAAGACTATACATTTCAGTACGGCTTCTACTGATAACTCAGGCTGCATCATCCAGTCTGCTGATtagcctgtgtttgtttctgcatCTCTTTCTGGGTCAATTTCGCACCCCTCTTTAAGCTTTGTGGTTTCCAGGAATTAAAGTTCCAGGATCTCTCAAATAGCCCCATCATTTCTAGATGAATGCTTCCAGTTGTATTCCAACATTTTTAATATGGTCTGGGTTGTGTATTACGGACAGCACGTGACCAGGCACTGCACATTTTCATTGCTCAATACAGTTTAGCAGGATTGGTATGCTAACGTGCCAGCAATATCGTAGGATGAAAGATACTGAGCGCAAACTGGTTTTTCGTTGTGTAGCATCATGATGAACTTTGAGGACAAGGTTAGCATCGGTATGATTTGTATGTTAAGACCTGTTACTCAATGGAGAACTCTAATTCTTAATaacaaaatgacatttaataGGATGTGAGCGTTTAATTAgtgttatattaaaacataaattcaGAGCTACCACCTAAATATCATAACACTGGAACTTCCACTGCTCTGAGAGTGATGGTTATCAGGCCCTGATTCATGTAGGGTTATGTAGTGTTTAAAGATCAGATAAACACGTttgcaatgtacaaaaatgccaagtgaCTCACACAAAGCAAGCACTATCTATAAATCCTAAATTCAAGGTTTAAAATCTAGGCCtgcattaaaagtattgatattaaaattatgaaacaataaacaagaaacaatattggctatcttacctcacacaaattaaacaagctgtagtCCAAAGCAATACTATCCTAAATGTATCTAAATGTCCAATGgcgagacatattctttgtgggcatttatgattatgtaatcaggcaggaaaaagaagaaggaaaaaatgcaaaatcccgtTTGGCGCATTATCGTGTGTACGTCTAAAGCTGTTTGTGCATTCTCTCTGTTGAAGTGGGGtcaaattaatgtttaatttttatagagagtctgtggtcattgtggttatttctgtagggaaccctgaaaatttccaagctctctgtgctgtataggtatgggacatgctgccccaccaaaccataacttggcaggatggtaTATCTGCCATCCCAGTCTTAAAATCGCAGCTATGTGGGTTTTGTGCTGTAACAAACAGGTGCAGACACAGTCCAGTTAAGAACCAGAAAACTTGAACGGCATGTTCTTATAAATTACCCCAAAGCATTTGTACATTCCCAAGGGAACATTCCAGCTTCCAGCATCCCTGTAAGACTAGACACCTCAATTGAAATTTCTTTGTCTCACAGGGTCATATTGTCAATGTGAATTAAGTCACATTGATTATCTGTCTCAGGTGGAACAGAATAATACACAAAATGTATGTCTTAATGGACCAATAAATTAATTCACTAATTAAGTGACTCTTTCTTGGGTGATGAAGGAAAAGGGAGGTCAGATGTTCAGCAAATGGGAATTTGAACTTTAGCCACCTTCCTTCAAATCCTTAAATACTAATTACAAAGTGTTAGACATACACAATCTTGTAAATATAAGGAGAATTCTGgcaaataaacatacatttcatgACCCCCTAGGATCAATACAGCATTCTATTCACCTTAGTGTCATTTCAATGCAGGGCTACACTCTCaagagaaaatgttaaaaacaatatttctgCTGATTTCATTGGTCCTGATAGTGATGGTTTTGGGCAGAACCTTTCGGCGCTAAAGAGGTGGAAATATCGGTCTGTTTTAAATAGCTAGTGGTTAAATCAAAGTTCTGCTTATAAAAGCCATTGGGATTAGGTTCCTTTGACCCTTTCTAGGAGATCAATGCACTTCAAGAATAATTTCTTATTCTAATTTCTATTTCTAATTGATGTGGACAGAGACATAACAAACATATATCAGAGTTTTCATCACAATGTATTTAATTCCCttattttacataattacatataagttttacacacatttgaaaCAATAACAGATCAAGTCCATTGACAGTTCTCAGATCACGGCTAACAAGTGTAGGTAAGCAAAAccacaataacacaaataacCTGGAACCACCAAGAAGCTTAGTCCTTTCTTTTGCTTTCACACAGATGATGAAGAATCCTGTGCAATCATCACACTTTTGTCCAGAATTTTGTCGATTCCACCACAGCgcattacattttcaatattgGCACACTCCTATAAGCAGCTAAGATATAAATAATGCCACAAACAATGTCAACAATGTAAATCTAGAGCATGCAAGACATTTCAAAAACTAGTCCTTTCCCTCCCCCACATCACTCCCAACACCGTCCTCAGCTGATAATTGAGCTCCTCTTATAAAAGCTACTGCACTGGGTTGTCATTAATATGGGCTGTCTCAAGATGGCACTGTGGGCAGAGGCACGGAGGTTTCTCTGCCAACTCAAGGGAGGGGTTATGAGTTCAGCTTCAGGCCCAGGCACAGCGCCAGTTCGTTCTTCTGGATCTTTCCGTCTCCATTGACGTCACAGTGACCCAGCAGGACACGCCGGAATTTGTCCAGGTCAGTGCCACTGATGCTGGGCTGGGGGACCAGAAGAAGACTGAAAATCACTGGCAGCACTGGTGTGGGCTGCATACGCCACACCAGGCATTGTGCAAATATGCTTGTGGACGTCTTGTGTGAAAGCTTACAGTCACCATTTTTAGGGACAATGGAAGTGCACAATTCACACCTTGATTCAGAGTGAGATTTCATTTGAACATGTCGCAGAGTAACTGGCCCTTTGACCCACCTTGACTAGCTCCATCATATCTTTAACAAAGCCATCCACCTCTGGTCCTTCTAAAGCTCCTGTCTTACTCTGAAAAACAGGggattattattgtattttatatataatgtattttatcatgtattactgtattataATTGTATATCTTGGTCAATACATCTACTCATTAAGTggcaaataatttaaaaaatacacttaaaataaaaacttttcaGACCATCCCAGAACAGTCTGAGCAGTCATGACTTACGACATCGTAATGCGCGAATATCTTTTCAAAGTCCCTCTTCCGGTCCTCCTGGCTGCAGGCCTGAATGGAAGAGAATGGCAGAGAAGCAAACAGCTGCATAAACCACCCCGGTATAGAGGAATGCTTCTccatctttctttaaaaaattgaaacctTGATTAAATTTCAGTGTAAGCTTGAATACAAGCTTCATGTGAGTGACTGAGAGCAAATACTGGgaaaaacctgcattgtgttcttTGTTGTATGGACCAATGGAGCTGCATATTGCAGAACATGCGCGgaattcaatacaaaataaacagctCAGGGGATTGCTGAGCACTCAAATGTCCTACAACACCATGCCTTCAGAAGTGTGTAgaatagtaaataataaatatgaataataaatgtacataaatatacataaataaaaaaacttacatGCATTTCAAACTTAAGCAGAAAGTTTTCTTTGAGTGCTAGAATCCTgtaggagagaaacagagagcagcTTTAAGGAACACAGTGTCATGTTCtaaccagaggtgggtaacccggcttcaaagagtaaaaaagactgaccatgtatttgctccaccaccatgcactaaaccagctgattctaattagcataactcttcagcatgataggagaactaattattgtaatcaggtggtttagtgcatgttggtggagcaaatacatagtcagtctttttactctttggttacccacctctggttcTAACAACAGCACAACTTACAAGGGTTTCactgagaggaaaaaagagaaaaatagtGTTGGAACAAAACCTCAAAGATGAAATCCAACCAAGTGATGGTGAAAGTTTTCAAGTAAGGATTGCACATTTTTACAACAAATTTGCCGGGGATGTACATTTCCACAAGGAAGACAAAACACAGCAGGACTACATTCTATCAAAACAGAATATGAACATGTTCAATATATCTACAACAAAGGGCATGAGTTTGACACTTTGAGAGTCACCTCATCAAAACAAAGAGATTTATTTCTGGACATTTGAACTCACTTTAATACTGACACTATCTGCCTGAGCAAGTAAATAACAGTTTGACCTTGCAGGGCTCCTTCAAGAAATATACCCAGATCACACCTATGTTGGTACATAAAGTACTATGAGCAAGGCTGATTTATGTGTAGatgaaaaatacactttttctgATATCAATAACTCTATCCACATGGCAAACTAGGATGACGGGTTATATTAGTACCTGGCTAAGTCGTTCAAATCCAGCCGGCCATCTTCATTTTTATCAAACATTTTCATCTGTGAGGAACAAAAGATTCACCAAGGTTAACTTTGCGATGTCTGAAAATAATCCTCTTAAACAGATATTAAATCATGATAAGGCAGAAAATGAAAAGCTGAATTTAAGACATTGTATCTAACAAAGTCGCACTGGTCAGCATGTTGCTAATATTTGaaagtattttgtgttttatctcTGAATTGGCTCAGCCTCTGATGTGAAGTAAGAAAAAGCTAACCTGTAATCTTCACATGGTTTATATCCACAAAATACTAAATATGCTCTACAATATGTGAGTCAATACATAATTGAGAagtaaatatgtataaatgagCATATATTGCCAtggatatttttatatttacttatAAATTATTCCTAAGAATTATGGGGTTTAACACAGCTCATTGTATTAAAGTCTAGGACAGTCAACGAACAACGATCCATTCACTAGAAGTCGCACCGCTGCACCAGAGAGGTGGTGAGGCCTCAGGGCTCTTATGAAACACTAACCCTGTTGCCCAGATGTACAGCTAATTACTGTTTTAGATATCCTGGAAAACGTAAACTATTTCAAATATACCACATGCAAAGCttatgtaaaaatgtcagcTGTGGCAAGTAAGAAAATCACGAATCTGCTTATTAATTGACCGCACTTGCTTTACACTCAATGCTATGGATAAACTGCACTGACTGTAACGGCTCTCAGATTGCACAGTTCCAGTCATCCTAATAATTAGATGTCAACTGGAAGCACATTAGACCAAGGCCTCCTGAATGGCGCAAAGAACTCTACACACATGGTGAATTCATCATACATCCCACTGCAAGAACATGAAAACTCCTCAGCATTATTAGCTGGCACATCTCTCCGAAATGGTCCTCTCTTCCAAGGACCTCTGTTTAGCCGTGCTGTATGTTACCATCTGACCCTTGTGACAGATTCAACAAAGCCTTGTTTCTGAGTTGACAGCCAAACAAGCCACAAGcaaaggagcaggaggaagttACCATGGCGTCTGTGTATTCCTCCAGTTTGCTAGGAGTGATGACCTTCTTGTGTTGTAGAAAGAGGTCTTGAAGGAAGCCCTGTTAAACAAGCAATGAGCAATGGAAAGAGCAACTAATGAGATGAAATAtgcacagaacaaaatgactctGCTGTGATACAAATGGTATATGAAACGGACACCGTTACATTCTACCTTTAGCTCCACTGCTGATATGTATCCACTGCTGTCTGCATCATAGTTTCTCCAGATCTGTCGAGTAGACATGTGACATACTGTCAAACCACTCAACACTTAATACCAGTAGtctgtgtgcaaaaaaaacttCCCAAAGAATTCAGTTCTGGGGGAAACAAAAAAGGTTCAAGTTTTTCACTTgccaacacaaatacaaaaactaaaattaagAGAGATGGACattcaatgcttttttttgtttgtgttttttgtttttgcattacaCTGCTGATGCAGTAAGTATCTATTATTTCAGCTACGCTATTAGACAACAGGAGTTGAATTAGCAGCCTTACCCTCATGAACTCTACGCTGTTGTCCAGTGGCGTCTCCCTACGGAACAGTAACAGGAAGTTCTCATCCTCAGGAAGCACCATCTTAGCCAGCTGCAACAAAATGTAGTCCAGCTGAATTAGTTACTCATTGTCCACTGAGAATACATCATCCAAAATGCTACAGGAACAAGCCTTGGTGCATCAAAGTCTGTTCTCCACTTTGCTGGCAATAAAGTTTGTTTGAGCTTCATAAACATGGCACAAAACACTAATTGCAGCCTTGGGTTTCAATAATGATGGGTTCAtcttaaaaaagaaacccaACTTTGGTCATGGGTAGAAAAATTGCACACATCAACAAGTACCACAACTAATCACTTAATATTTTCTTAGTCCAATTTTgtagaaagggaaaaaaatgttattccaATGATACATCCACTGAATACAAAGGGTACAGAATTTTCCTCAGCAGatcaaatgaatacaaaatgacTAAAATTGATTTTTGACACCATGGTGTAGAAAGGTCAGTTGCAATTGCGCATAAGGTTTCCCCCTGCTGGGTGGATGACTGCATGTGCGATGTGAAGAAGTCATTTGGTTGTGTAGCCCCTCATTTTGCCTTTCCTTTAGCCCTTTTACAGCAAGAGATGCAGTAtcataattaattcataaattacGCCTGGGTACCTCCTGGATTTGCAGACGTCCATCTGATGTGCCGGCTGACATGAACTTCTTTTTCAGCTGCTGTATCTTCTCCTCGGTCATCTTGTTCTTAAAGAATGGAAGAAGCAAATGAAAAACCACAGCCCAAACAGCTGTCTTGCCTCtattgtctgtatgtttgtatgtgtaataaaaaaatgtaaaaaaaactgtgaaatttcacatttcctgAGATTCCAAGCTTACAAGGCCAATGTAATCATTTTGTGTAAACTAATAACATTTcgcattcttttaaaaatgaagtgttTCAGCATGTTGTTTAATGTCCATCATAAAACGGAAACAGTGAGAACTGAACGTGGCTAAAAAGAATCTATCATCAGGTCTGGTGTCAATTATTGCAGCTTTCGTTATTCACAAGATTCATGCGCCAATTGAAAAAGTTCTGACAGCAAGCAGACTGGAAGGGGTACTGACTGCTGTACTGGCTTCAGACAATTTATGGAAATCACCATCATGAAACTACAGGCATTGCTTTGTAACTCACGTAAGAAAATAAGCAAACAGCtatcaacatttattttattatgaaatcaCATGCCAATATCGCATCGTCCAAAATGACATTTAGCcttgaaattattttacacTTTTATTCCTTAGAGATTtaacaatattacatttttgatcaAATTGACAAAGACAATACAATGAATAGCTGCAATAGCATATTTTTACTTACGCCTACACTCATTTTCTTCGTCAGGCGTCGGAAAAAGTCATCAAGCTCTTTCTCCTCAATATAACCattatctgttaaaaaaaagaactcccaACTTGTTAGCGTGCATATAAATATTATCCTGTAACTAGGTTGTATCAGTATATGTTATACTCTatctgcattttaatatattttgtacgTTGATTTGACTTTAAAACTGCTGATACTGACTGTGAAGAAAACACACGAATATATGAATAAACATTGTATGCAAGTGTGATAAATGTGCAATAGACGTGCCTACCGTCAATATCGAAGTGTTGCCAGATCTGCAGAAAGGAAGCTGCGTCCAGGTTAGCGAATACGCTGTCCATGGTACTTAATTATAGTTGTGGTAAGCCAGATCAGCCCAGTTTTCGGTGAAATAAAGTTTAGCTAGGCACCTGTTAAGTCCGTTTGCCgtataaaaatgatttgtccGAAGCCTGCCCTGCCCCTTTTCGTAAACTCTTGGTAAATTAGTCGCAGAAATGTAACTCCACCTCCGCTCTACATGAGAGGAAGTCTTACTTAACCATGACGCCTACGTGTACCGctttgaaaacttttttaaaaggacaTGGATGAGCAAAATAATTCCGCAATTCTAAATAAGATCTTAATTAATTGCAGAGTAACATGTCAACACGACACGTTCAGGGAATCTTTCATTGCAATAggctaaagaaagaaaagttcGTAATGTTATCTCTTTTCGGAATGCATGAAATATTGATATGACATAACAAAGTTCGCAAAATCACAACCAAGTTAAACCATATAGGATGGTGAACTATGTTAATTATCCgttgttaaataattaataatattgtgACGCTTAACAGACATCCTTGTTTTCACTGAAAGATGTCTTGTGATTGgtcgttttcttttttattgatgTTGTAACAGATTACccgttcatttaaaaaaaaaaaaaaaatctggtgtaaaataaaaataacaggtGGCCCAAACTGTTAATACCCTTTCACTGGGTATTTAAGCTAGCAGAGCCATTTAAGCCATTAGTAGCACTACGGATTTCATTCGAAAATGATTCTGGGAAAATTCTTATAAATCAATTAGTTCCCGAAACTCAGAAGTACTGCACATTGCTTATTTTGCCAGTGTATTGTTAGGATCATCCACAAAActttatgtttaattaaaatttaattttcaatcCATTGTCAGCTTGTCTAATTTACAATATACAACACAACTTAACCGTGAATTCATATAATATTaagaagtaaaaacaaaaatgtatattctaGTCACAACTTTTgatatatttctttaaatattaattccaAAGGACTGTAATTTTTAGTGTAAACACATCTCCCCCTGGTGGCTATATTTTGTTACCACCTTATCTTGATTAAACAATGATGACCCTCGTTTAATATCAGATCGTGGTCAGAGGGAGCAATACATTGTAATGCCAAAGAAGTTCAGAAGCTAGAAATCCATAATTGGAATAAATTTTTACCAAATACTGCAGTTTCCCGTTTTCACTGAGACATGAATACTCGCATTTCTATCAATGGCACTGAAAAGTACAGAAACTCTTAAAGCTTATTTAGCCAATGTGTAATTTGAAGGGTAGTAACACTCATGAATTCACTGCACtttcaaagtacattttcctTAGCTTTGATTAATAAATCGAGGTTCTTTTGCTTTTTATACTACTTCTTACTATTTTGCATGTAAACATAGCCATTAATGTTCTAACACTTCAAATGCATAGtatgtacaaaaagaaaacaaaaattcttaaatttcaaaattaaaggGAACACTCTTGtaccaaaatatatttctaataGTAGATAAGTTATTGAGTTATGTATGTAAAGAACAGCTGTATTTTTGGTATATAATAGAACTGTAGATGGGGGCTCATagaaatacacaaaacacacacacacacacacatttttgaaccagtaaaatatttttattggtacaaatatacacaaataatttCCACAACCAATAAAGTAGCTCAATGTAGCTCAATGCAATATGAAcagaattcagtttttcacaagAGTACAACAGTACATAGTTACTTTAAAAATCTGACaaccaaaacacatttaagtGTTTCTCTGTAGAACAGCCATCACTGTTTGTAGGGTTGACAACTTGTGCTTCCTACTCAATAACCTCATGGTtaatcattttgtaattttattaattcaatgcattttttttcagataaaaaaatcTCTTGTATGAgttaaaaaacataatcaaGCCCCCATTTATTcaatctaataaataaaaaatataaagacccctttatttattaatgtgctTAGCATTATAGCAATATAAGGACTGTGTACACAATATGTGTATGCATAAATATTTCTTTGTAAATGTGTTATGTATATTACAcatgcaaatatacacacagatgtatgaatacacatatatacatatacctCACATGCATATCGACAAATTTTGCTGTCAACAATTTGCCTACTGTATGGAAAATACCTCAAGACAACCACAGTTTCAGTTATTAGTCATTCATTAAGACTATTTGCCAAACGTTTTCATTCAACAGTACTGGGTGGAGTTGGACTAACAGTCAATTTTATTTGGGCTATGCAGAGGAATGAGGGAAAAGAAAGCAGTACAATAGTCTTAAACAGCACCTCAACATGACTGATCCAATCAGGGATCAGAGAAAGCGGATAGGAATTTTAAACAGCCCCCTGGTTATACTATGGTCATTATTGTGGACCCCCCCTAGTTTTATAGCTAAaagtatgacaaaaaaaaagtttcaaaaccAACCTGCTAAATTATGGTTACAAAGCTGTCAGGATAATACAGTGCAAGTGTGAGTCTGCAAAAAGGCCTCCACCTCAAACCAACAAGGTTTTTCACAAGGTCATTAAGGTCCTGTATTGTGCATTCAGATGCTGGAGCCCCAACACTGAGGTTCACAAAAGTGACCAGCAGGGGAAGTATGGTCAGTGCTCTGCATTTGGCTCACAGCTACATCATTTCAGAGAATCACAATGGATGGTCGCGCTATCCCACTTTATGCCGCAACTGGAGGTAGTTCTCTTGTTTCTAACTGGCTGGTGATGGAATGGGTACTGTGGTAACAGCATTTTTACACTGGAAGGAAAAAGGCTAAGTGAGCAGCAAATTATTTAGAGCTACTACTTAATTTCATGTTGACTAATAAAATAGGAAGACAATTTGAGAGGTTTACTGATGCACAGTAAAAACATGCTACAGTATGTCCATAATGCAACCATTTCTAATCAGTCCAATTTCTATTTCATGGGCAATGATGTAGCTTAGCCTTCTTAAAGCTTCACACGTCATACAGTTTCTCTGCCTGTCTCACAAAGAATAACAATCACAGTACTTTTATTTGGCCTtagaggagagggaaaaaaggcaaaTGGTGCATTTAGCAGGTAGACTTATTCCAAACAGAGTCAGGACTGACCCatcctttttcctcttttcttgttttatgaAGAGTCTTCTTCGTCAGGCTCCTCTTCGGAGTCTGTGGGCTTTCCTCCGTGGTCCTCCTCCCTGTCCCCATCGGGAGACGGCTCCTTGGTCTGGGGGTCGTGGTCCTCAGGGCTGTCGCCCCTGGAGGTCTGGTGCGGAGCCACATCTGCTACAGAGGCTGGTCTCACTGTGAGCGCAGGAGCACAACAGCGTGAGAATGGACAGGAGAGGGCGCTGTTTCCAATCGATCACACGACTGgatgcatttatgtatttatgtatgtatgcatgtatgcatgtaggTATATGTACGTACGAATGTATGTATGCtggtatgtatatatgtatattgaaTTAATGAGACCCAGAGACCGTAGTGTTCTGACAAAGGATGAAGAAACTGGTTTAACACTCAAGATGAAAGATTTATAACATTGATCTGATACTCTTTAATACACCTAAGGTCAGACATTTCCAAATGGCAAAACTACATCCTGTATTAtaacaccaataataataaactgcaaTGTGCGGCTTATGGCAGTTTGTATGCAGCTTATATATCTTGTGAAGTGCCATTTGGAAAGATccataatgaataaatcataatagcaataataacgCAAATATGATTACAGAAACAAGAACACGAACAAGACCAAAAAGTAAAGCCTGGAAACACTATGCTCTGCCTCTCAAGACAAGGGAAAAGGTGGAAGGCAAAGAGGGAGGAAAGGTGAAAGGTGATTGGGTCTAACCAGGTCTGGGGAGGGACTTCCTGCGCTCTTCCTCGTCAGCGTCCGAGGCAGTGCTGGCAGAGCACTGGCGTGAAGGCCTGACTCTCGCTCTGGGCTTTGGACTTCCTGTCTCCTGATCGCAGTCAAATGGGCTACTGTCTCCTGATAGGTCCACTGAGGAGAAGGAGGCTGCCTTCAGCCTTCATTACCCATAACCCCCGCCCATAGACACAGTTCCGTTCTGTACCAATACCAGATCCTTTAGCACGTTTTACACCAGAGATCCAAGTTATTTCTTTCTATGGGAACTTGCCTTTGCACATACATGCTTTTGTTAAATTCCACATTggcattgtttttcattctcAATCATCTTCTAGAACTGGTCCACAGCATGATGTTATGAGATCACACTTCACCAGGTGTTAATGCTGTAATTGAATTTGCTTCGGTAGGTCTgcgtacatacagtatatgtcaaGAGACACTGTGAACTCTGGGCAAACCAAAACACCCAGTGCTGAAGTTCCACACATATgctgaaattaatttagctTTGCACCTTTGGAACAGGTGGAAGGGTAAGGTAATGGTGGTGagctatttttttcccattcagaCCCTGGTTGAATCTCATTGGACATGAAGTTTGATGACCTCACTAGCATTGggcttttaattgttttctctTCGCTGCATGAGAGCAGTTAGCTCTCCGGATCATATTAAGGATCCCTTAGACATGTGGGCATCTGAAACACCTTTACTCACAGGAAATGCACAGAAAGCATTCAGTGAGAACTAATGAAAACGCCATGGGCATACTGTGTAGCAGATTTTACACACTGGAACAAACAGGACAGGACACTGGAGTAGAATGGAGTAAAATCTGGCCAATCCACAGCAAGGAATAATGGGATATTCAGACACACTTGGGTCCAACTCCAAGCACAAATAaagtttgtgctttttaaaattattttttaattctcgTCTGTGCCCAACGCTAGTGAGGTAATGAAAAAATGTGGGGCTGGGGATTTGGACACAGACAAGGTGATTTGGGGAACAAACTGATCTAAGGAGTCTGGAAGACAGGAAACAATCAATACAGGGACTACAATCAAGCAGTGCACATGCAATTTACACTTCAATCGACAAAATACAGGAAACAGACGGCtggaaaaatgaacacatgcGAATATGCGAAAGAAACTAAGCCTTATGCAGCTTTCATTCAAGCAACACAACGCTACTGAAATAATGTGTGCACAGAAAATTTGATCCAGCTACTTCTCATT from Anguilla anguilla isolate fAngAng1 chromosome 8, fAngAng1.pri, whole genome shotgun sequence includes these protein-coding regions:
- the LOC118233159 gene encoding secretagogin-like translates to MDSVFANLDAASFLQIWQHFDIDDNGYIEEKELDDFFRRLTKKMSVGNKMTEEKIQQLKKKFMSAGTSDGRLQIQELAKMVLPEDENFLLLFRRETPLDNSVEFMRIWRNYDADSSGYISAVELKGFLQDLFLQHKKVITPSKLEEYTDAMMKMFDKNEDGRLDLNDLARILALKENFLLKFEMHACSQEDRKRDFEKIFAHYDVSKTGALEGPEVDGFVKDMMELVKPSISGTDLDKFRRVLLGHCDVNGDGKIQKNELALCLGLKLNS